Proteins found in one Methanospirillum hungatei JF-1 genomic segment:
- a CDS encoding MFS transporter: MYLKDHFLLLLLLSLTVMLVMAGESMLTAALPEIEHEFSVPGIYESWILPIVLLVGAAASPFVGTAGDRFGHKRLLIICLVIYSVGLISGLVAPDIWVLLFGRAMQGAGIAAFPLGYAIIRQRLCETGADTGIGIISAMYGAGTFIGVITGSFITGLFSWRVTYMVLIPATCILLLCIWKYIGDDEPVNGHGSLDFAGFFSLLLFLLLSLVFFSLPTEDQIGFFGLLLLVSAVLVFGLFIRIERRASHPLADIQLMKRRPVAVFMVIGFLTVFTFFVLLQMMPYIIRLPTGLALSAEMVGLILIPGTLCDMAAGPLTGRMIPVIGCRLPCITGSLLLLSAGCLLFLFPVTLPVLVIAWMVFSFGMSMLATADLIGVLEFIGEERTAEATGIIQSMQTLGGMIGPIVTGIILATSQVSTMYLGEIWEIPKTGTYYQVFLVVIIISSLLLVISWIYVKDRRKERNEHTHPSV, from the coding sequence GTGTATTTAAAAGATCACTTCCTCCTGTTGCTGCTCCTTTCCCTGACTGTGATGCTGGTCATGGCCGGGGAGTCCATGCTCACTGCCGCTCTGCCGGAGATTGAACATGAATTCTCCGTTCCAGGTATCTATGAGTCATGGATTCTCCCGATTGTCCTGCTCGTCGGAGCGGCAGCTTCACCCTTTGTAGGAACCGCAGGGGATCGGTTCGGCCATAAGCGTCTTCTTATCATCTGTCTTGTGATATACTCTGTCGGTCTTATCAGCGGACTTGTGGCCCCTGATATCTGGGTCCTCCTCTTTGGTCGTGCCATGCAGGGGGCAGGAATAGCTGCCTTTCCCCTGGGGTATGCGATCATCAGGCAACGGCTTTGTGAGACTGGGGCAGATACCGGTATTGGTATTATCAGTGCCATGTATGGTGCGGGAACATTCATCGGGGTGATAACCGGGTCGTTCATAACCGGTCTTTTCTCATGGCGGGTGACCTACATGGTTTTAATCCCGGCTACCTGTATCCTGCTTCTTTGCATCTGGAAGTATATCGGAGATGATGAACCGGTAAACGGGCATGGTTCACTCGATTTTGCAGGATTCTTCTCTCTGCTCCTCTTCCTGCTCCTCTCCCTGGTTTTTTTCTCCCTCCCGACAGAAGACCAGATCGGATTTTTCGGGCTGCTCTTACTTGTGTCTGCCGTCCTCGTATTTGGGCTTTTTATCCGGATCGAGAGGCGGGCGTCTCATCCCCTGGCAGATATTCAACTGATGAAAAGACGCCCGGTTGCGGTGTTCATGGTGATCGGGTTTCTGACCGTATTCACCTTTTTCGTACTGCTTCAGATGATGCCCTATATCATCCGGCTTCCTACCGGACTTGCCCTGTCAGCCGAAATGGTCGGATTAATCCTGATTCCAGGGACATTATGTGATATGGCTGCAGGGCCGCTGACCGGACGGATGATCCCGGTTATCGGGTGCCGGCTTCCCTGCATTACCGGCTCTCTTCTCCTCCTCAGTGCGGGATGTCTGCTCTTTCTCTTTCCGGTAACGCTTCCTGTCCTGGTGATTGCCTGGATGGTCTTCTCATTCGGAATGTCCATGCTCGCTACCGCTGATCTCATCGGAGTGCTGGAGTTTATCGGGGAGGAGCGGACTGCTGAAGCGACCGGAATAATCCAGAGTATGCAGACACTTGGGGGGATGATCGGTCCTATCGTTACAGGAATTATCCTTGCAACCTCCCAGGTTAGCACGATGTATTTGGGAGAGATATGGGAGATCCCTAAAACCGGAACTTATTACCAGGTCTTTCTGGTGGTGATCATCATCAGTTCACTTCTCCTGGTAATCTCCTGGATATATGTGAAGGACAGACGGAAAGAAAGAAATGAACATACTCATCCATCTGTGTGA
- the pyk gene encoding pyruvate kinase has translation MKRRASPSDPGISCTMRRTKIIATIGPASSNPRIIREMILSGMDIARLNLSHGSPPWHEETVQQIRALADELNREIGILVDIPGPKLRVLIHSPPRDVVPGDTIHIAAEHEHASGAIHVHPPDCIPKVCPGDVVLVGDGAVTLQVLKPGPPMLTTVISGGTIREGMGVVIPGRRPDVPYAGARFIDYIRQGAALRPDYIALSFVGSAEDIRDARTLLTREGMGNIPLIAKIECRRAVEGLDDIIRHADAVMVARGDLGVELPLEEVPYIQKLIITTCSQQGIPVITATEMLESMVSRGRPTRAEVTDVANAIVDGTDATMLSAETSVGRYPGQAVVMMARIAIEIEQHLPYLRILNERSDWHEKNVEGIISYRACYIAEELESPAIVAFTRSGLTAERVSRCRPRSPVLALTPDPAVARRLLLRWGIQPVVFDPIQSADELFRAAVKIAKVTGIATSKDQLVIIAGNFSGKEGRTNMIKVEEMP, from the coding sequence ATGAAGAGGCGAGCCAGTCCTTCTGATCCCGGCATATCCTGCACCATGAGAAGAACTAAAATAATCGCAACAATAGGACCAGCATCATCAAATCCTCGGATTATCAGGGAGATGATCCTTTCAGGGATGGATATTGCACGCCTGAACCTCTCTCATGGATCACCACCCTGGCATGAAGAAACGGTTCAGCAAATCAGAGCACTGGCAGATGAACTGAATCGGGAGATAGGTATCCTGGTTGACATTCCCGGTCCCAAACTCAGGGTTCTGATTCACTCCCCGCCCAGAGATGTGGTTCCCGGAGATACCATTCACATCGCCGCTGAGCATGAGCATGCGTCTGGTGCCATTCACGTACATCCCCCGGACTGCATCCCAAAAGTCTGCCCCGGAGACGTGGTTCTGGTAGGAGACGGGGCGGTCACATTACAGGTCTTAAAACCCGGCCCCCCGATGCTCACAACCGTCATATCAGGCGGAACCATCCGGGAGGGGATGGGGGTGGTGATTCCGGGAAGAAGGCCGGATGTTCCCTATGCAGGTGCCCGGTTTATCGACTATATCAGGCAGGGAGCAGCACTCAGGCCTGATTACATTGCCCTTTCCTTTGTCGGGTCGGCAGAGGATATCAGGGATGCACGAACCCTCCTCACCCGTGAAGGAATGGGAAATATCCCGCTTATTGCAAAGATAGAATGTCGGCGGGCGGTTGAAGGACTTGATGACATCATCCGGCATGCTGACGCAGTTATGGTCGCACGGGGAGATCTTGGTGTCGAACTTCCCCTTGAAGAAGTCCCGTACATTCAAAAACTTATTATTACCACGTGCAGCCAGCAGGGAATCCCGGTGATCACCGCAACCGAGATGCTGGAATCAATGGTGAGCAGGGGTAGACCGACACGGGCGGAAGTAACCGATGTTGCCAATGCAATCGTAGACGGAACCGATGCAACCATGCTCTCCGCCGAGACCTCTGTCGGAAGATACCCGGGTCAGGCAGTAGTCATGATGGCCCGGATAGCGATCGAGATTGAACAACACCTTCCCTACCTTCGTATCCTCAATGAACGATCCGACTGGCATGAGAAGAATGTAGAAGGTATCATCAGTTACCGGGCCTGTTACATTGCTGAAGAGCTGGAAAGTCCTGCAATCGTTGCATTTACAAGATCAGGTCTGACTGCTGAACGTGTATCACGGTGCCGACCACGATCTCCGGTCCTTGCTCTGACCCCTGACCCGGCTGTTGCCAGAAGACTTCTCCTCCGGTGGGGAATCCAGCCGGTCGTTTTTGATCCTATCCAGTCGGCAGATGAACTCTTCAGGGCTGCGGTAAAAATTGCAAAGGTTACCGGTATTGCCACATCCAAGGATCAGCTGGTAATAATCGCGGGTAATTTTTCCGGAAAGGAAGGTCGGACAAATATGATAAAAGTTGAAGAGATGCCATAG
- a CDS encoding metal-dependent transcriptional regulator codes for MDVAEREDTLLSLMRQARLTGQGGRPEDIAGHTSLSIEQVTEVLTKLVMNGEVTYQNDGAYHLSPSGIRAAEAIMRRHRVLETFLQEMLGMEHELAHAQACTMEHHTTDDTINRLRGFLRGNRDCPVTCHGHVRRCSFKSLADCAHGDVVKIDAIRGCGRGGRLADLGLIPGEKVMVKQRMADTLLIRVKDCDIAISPEIARSVLVEVDQ; via the coding sequence ATGGATGTTGCAGAACGAGAGGATACGCTTCTATCCTTGATGCGCCAGGCACGGTTGACCGGACAGGGGGGAAGGCCGGAAGATATTGCCGGTCATACCTCTCTCTCTATTGAACAGGTCACGGAGGTACTCACTAAACTTGTCATGAATGGTGAGGTCACCTACCAGAATGACGGGGCGTATCACTTAAGTCCTTCCGGGATTCGGGCTGCAGAGGCGATTATGAGACGGCACCGTGTTCTAGAGACCTTTCTGCAGGAGATGCTCGGAATGGAACATGAACTGGCTCATGCACAGGCCTGTACCATGGAGCACCATACAACAGACGACACCATCAACCGTCTTCGAGGATTTCTCCGGGGTAACCGTGATTGCCCGGTGACTTGTCATGGTCATGTCAGACGATGTTCGTTTAAAAGTCTGGCAGATTGTGCTCATGGCGACGTAGTTAAAATCGATGCCATCCGGGGATGTGGCAGGGGCGGACGACTGGCAGATCTCGGTCTTATTCCGGGAGAAAAGGTGATGGTGAAACAGCGGATGGCAGATACCCTTCTCATCAGGGTGAAGGATTGTGATATCGCGATAAGTCCGGAGATTGCCCGATCAGTTCTGGTTGAGGTGGACCAGTGA
- the feoB gene encoding ferrous iron transport protein B, producing the protein MKIGLIGNPNVGKSLIFSHLTGIGVEVSNYPGTTVDILSGVSCINRLPVEIIDLPGIYSLDGEGDEERLVRDMVLSHSFDVLVVILDAVHLERNLYLFLQVLEHRIPMIAVLNMADEAEKQEIQIDTHALSQITGVPVLLTSATLGKNIAEIIPVATTRASVGTYQVAYDRHIEAAIRTLMRVSDSGSSRVASLLALQGIGTDPSLLEAARTIAGELEEEHRMPVSSLLAGNRHHAASEIHHQVVSKASGKEMRGLDSWLLTPFPGVLIMAGILLSMLLAVFFIGSFFEELIVEACDIWVLGPLAGASLDPLVYELIFSFVIAIQAGLGIAFPFVFTFYLLMSVVEDTGYMSRIAFLADRIMHRFGLHGQAIIPMVLGLGCNVPAIMAIRQIGTKRERHIAAFLITMVPCSARTVIIAGIVSVFVGLYAALSIYLIIFSLILLSGLFLSKITPGTQLGMVLEVPPLRVPSPLMVLTRAWIHIREFLVIAMPLLIVSSIFLGLLGFYGVLDVIETATAPVVQGILGLPPFASTALLFGVLRKEMAFETLVVLAGTANLTEVMTRIQLYIFALVSTLFIPCVSTIAVLYREQGLKTAIQISLYTVFLGFIAGTVVHWISTLIPLF; encoded by the coding sequence GTGAAGATTGGGCTTATAGGGAATCCAAACGTTGGTAAATCACTCATATTTTCACATCTGACCGGTATCGGGGTGGAGGTCAGTAATTATCCGGGGACAACGGTTGATATCCTCTCCGGAGTATCCTGTATCAATCGTCTTCCGGTTGAGATAATCGACCTTCCTGGTATCTATTCGCTGGATGGTGAGGGTGATGAGGAACGGCTGGTCAGGGATATGGTCCTCTCCCATAGCTTTGACGTGCTGGTTGTCATCCTTGATGCGGTTCATCTTGAACGAAACCTCTATCTTTTCTTGCAGGTTCTTGAACACCGTATCCCCATGATCGCCGTCCTGAACATGGCGGATGAGGCGGAAAAGCAGGAAATTCAGATCGATACACATGCCCTCTCACAAATTACCGGAGTCCCGGTCCTGCTGACCTCCGCAACACTTGGGAAAAATATCGCAGAGATAATCCCTGTTGCAACGACAAGAGCCTCGGTCGGGACCTATCAGGTGGCATATGACCGACATATTGAGGCTGCGATCAGGACTCTGATGCGGGTATCTGATTCAGGGTCATCACGGGTAGCGTCACTTCTTGCATTACAGGGGATCGGGACTGACCCTTCCCTTCTGGAAGCAGCACGAACCATTGCCGGCGAACTGGAAGAAGAGCACCGGATGCCGGTCTCATCCCTCCTTGCCGGTAACAGACACCATGCAGCGTCAGAGATACACCACCAAGTTGTGTCAAAAGCCTCCGGGAAAGAGATGCGCGGCCTTGACAGCTGGCTGTTGACGCCGTTTCCCGGTGTCCTGATTATGGCCGGGATCCTGCTCTCTATGCTTCTCGCTGTCTTTTTCATCGGATCATTCTTTGAAGAACTCATCGTTGAGGCATGTGATATCTGGGTCCTGGGTCCCCTGGCCGGTGCTTCTCTGGACCCTCTCGTGTATGAACTCATCTTCTCCTTTGTTATCGCCATTCAGGCCGGTCTTGGGATTGCATTCCCTTTTGTTTTCACCTTTTATCTCCTGATGTCAGTTGTGGAAGATACCGGGTACATGAGTCGGATAGCATTTCTTGCAGACCGGATCATGCACCGGTTTGGTTTACATGGCCAGGCAATTATCCCGATGGTGCTGGGGCTTGGATGTAATGTACCGGCTATCATGGCTATCCGGCAGATTGGGACAAAACGTGAGCGACATATTGCTGCATTTCTGATAACCATGGTCCCCTGTTCTGCCCGGACGGTTATCATCGCAGGAATTGTATCGGTCTTTGTGGGGCTTTATGCAGCCCTTTCAATTTACCTGATAATCTTTTCCCTGATTCTGCTATCAGGGCTTTTTCTCTCCAAAATTACACCTGGGACCCAACTGGGGATGGTTCTTGAAGTCCCGCCACTCCGGGTTCCGTCACCTTTAATGGTATTGACACGGGCATGGATTCACATCAGGGAATTTCTCGTTATTGCAATGCCTCTCCTGATTGTGAGCAGTATTTTCCTTGGTCTTCTCGGGTTTTACGGTGTTCTGGATGTCATTGAAACAGCAACAGCCCCGGTTGTTCAGGGTATCCTTGGCCTTCCCCCGTTTGCATCAACTGCCCTCCTCTTTGGTGTTCTGAGAAAAGAGATGGCTTTTGAGACTCTGGTGGTGCTTGCAGGGACTGCAAATCTGACCGAGGTGATGACCCGCATTCAGCTCTATATATTCGCCCTGGTCAGCACCCTCTTTATTCCCTGTGTCTCAACGATTGCGGTTCTCTATCGGGAACAGGGACTGAAGACAGCGATACAGATATCTCTCTATACGGTATTCCTTGGATTTATTGCCGGCACTGTTGTTCACTGGATCAGTACCCTTATCCCCTTGTTTTAA
- a CDS encoding aldehyde dehydrogenase family protein has protein sequence MDPHPLILGGTNRSTPSVIPISNPYSLVTFAEVCAAGPDEIEEAIRIAEQGAVRMAALPAHKRSELLFHLVRLMEEEADILTDIIVREGGKVRKFAAAEVARAIGTIRISAEEAVRIHDQMVPMDGYPAGEGRIAMIMRVPVGIVLAITPFNLPLNQICHKAGPALAAGNSCIIKPPSATPLTGLKFGELLIRAGFPKEAVSVIPCRSDIAERLATDKRISCLSFTGSPSVGWHLRSITPARHVTLELGGNAAVIVHDDADQTLAASRIIEGAYSHTGQVCISVQRVFIQRTIAYRFIYELVSRCNALVTGDPEDPATDVGPMITPDKAKEALQRIEEAVSQGARVLCGGRLSGHLLLPTIIADTTPDMAVNCEEVFAPILTVTPYESFEDAIAMVNDSRFGLQAGIFTKDLGLAIHASKTIQCGAVLINDIPTFRIDSMPYGGVKESGIGREGPYYAIREMTEERLVIIRS, from the coding sequence ATGGATCCCCATCCCCTAATTCTTGGAGGGACAAACCGTTCCACTCCTTCCGTCATTCCGATTTCAAATCCATACTCACTGGTGACCTTTGCGGAGGTCTGTGCTGCCGGGCCTGATGAGATTGAAGAGGCCATACGAATAGCTGAACAGGGAGCAGTTCGGATGGCGGCTCTCCCCGCCCACAAACGGTCTGAACTGCTCTTTCACCTTGTACGACTGATGGAGGAGGAAGCTGATATCCTCACCGATATCATCGTTCGTGAAGGGGGGAAGGTGAGGAAATTTGCCGCAGCTGAAGTTGCCAGGGCAATCGGGACGATCCGGATATCTGCAGAAGAAGCGGTCCGTATCCATGATCAGATGGTTCCGATGGATGGATACCCGGCAGGGGAAGGGAGAATTGCCATGATAATGCGGGTGCCGGTGGGAATTGTATTAGCTATTACTCCGTTCAACCTCCCGCTGAACCAGATATGCCATAAAGCAGGACCTGCCCTTGCAGCCGGAAATTCCTGTATCATTAAACCCCCGTCTGCGACCCCGCTCACCGGATTAAAGTTTGGTGAACTGCTGATTCGTGCCGGGTTTCCTAAAGAGGCCGTCAGTGTCATCCCCTGCAGGTCAGATATTGCTGAAAGGCTGGCAACCGACAAGCGGATCTCATGTTTGAGCTTTACCGGCAGTCCGTCTGTCGGCTGGCATCTTCGATCCATTACTCCTGCACGTCATGTCACGCTGGAACTGGGTGGTAATGCTGCAGTGATTGTGCATGATGATGCGGACCAGACCCTTGCTGCAAGCCGGATCATTGAGGGCGCATATTCCCATACCGGGCAGGTCTGTATTTCAGTCCAGCGGGTTTTTATACAGCGGACTATTGCATATCGCTTCATCTATGAACTGGTATCCCGTTGTAATGCCCTCGTTACCGGTGATCCCGAAGATCCGGCAACAGATGTGGGTCCGATGATAACCCCAGACAAGGCAAAAGAAGCCCTCCAGAGGATTGAAGAGGCGGTCAGCCAGGGGGCACGGGTTTTATGCGGGGGCAGGCTTTCCGGTCACCTTCTGCTTCCAACCATCATTGCAGACACCACACCTGACATGGCCGTGAACTGCGAGGAAGTATTTGCCCCGATTCTCACGGTAACGCCATATGAATCATTTGAAGATGCGATTGCCATGGTAAACGACTCACGGTTCGGCCTTCAGGCAGGAATATTTACGAAAGACCTTGGCCTGGCGATCCATGCTTCAAAGACCATTCAGTGTGGTGCGGTACTGATAAACGACATTCCGACATTCCGGATAGACAGTATGCCCTATGGGGGTGTAAAAGAGTCAGGAATCGGAAGAGAAGGCCCCTATTATGCCATCCGGGAGATGACCGAGGAGCGGCTTGTCATCATCAGATCCTGA
- a CDS encoding YrhK family protein has product MKVEKKLLMIITFLGALVVLLLIFYLITGFQSGIKDLIGSVYFSLWVTAVMGLWLYIIDPYLKGRPKKKDQKGTRSEPVKTTPVQSPRSNLPLRDRIREYVAERRKEEGLPVPEPLRPSRSSTSSGAGSSSGSSTGYVPVAAGAAVAGAGAAVSAGDSDLPLPDDFDESGAADLFGDEYPEDEEGEASLPGIEDDDFGSFDEPGVDEQPVTESGDLPDFEGDLEPDVSDSGFDDSIEDDLSGKDEGSESEQSGGLSDEGLSDFDMPLDESMMDDDLSGDGDLTDIEFEDLEPDEV; this is encoded by the coding sequence ATGAAAGTCGAGAAGAAGCTGCTGATGATCATAACCTTTCTTGGAGCGCTTGTAGTTCTTCTTCTCATATTTTATCTCATCACCGGGTTTCAGTCCGGAATCAAGGATCTGATCGGTTCGGTATACTTCTCCCTCTGGGTTACTGCCGTGATGGGTCTGTGGCTCTACATTATTGATCCATATCTGAAAGGGAGGCCAAAGAAAAAGGATCAGAAAGGGACGAGATCAGAACCGGTCAAAACCACACCGGTGCAGTCACCACGGTCAAACCTCCCGCTCCGCGACCGAATCCGTGAATATGTTGCCGAACGGAGAAAGGAAGAAGGCTTACCTGTTCCCGAACCACTTCGTCCATCCCGATCCTCAACCTCCTCCGGTGCTGGTTCATCATCCGGTTCTTCCACGGGGTATGTGCCCGTCGCTGCAGGAGCCGCAGTTGCCGGGGCCGGTGCAGCGGTATCGGCAGGGGACAGCGATCTTCCCTTACCTGATGACTTTGATGAGAGCGGGGCCGCAGATCTCTTCGGCGATGAATACCCTGAAGATGAAGAAGGCGAGGCATCACTTCCCGGAATTGAGGATGATGACTTTGGCTCGTTTGATGAACCCGGCGTGGATGAGCAGCCGGTCACCGAATCAGGGGATCTTCCGGATTTCGAAGGGGACCTTGAGCCTGACGTGTCTGATTCAGGATTTGATGATTCAATTGAAGATGATCTCTCCGGCAAGGATGAGGGATCAGAGTCTGAACAGAGCGGTGGGCTATCTGATGAGGGCCTCTCGGACTTTGATATGCCGCTTGATGAATCAATGATGGACGATGATCTTTCAGGTGATGGTGACCTGACCGATATCGAGTTTGAAGATCTTGAACCGGACGAGGTCTGA
- a CDS encoding CAP domain-containing protein → MNHTLPHYQDIPLLLILVLLLISLCSSTSAVSTGPSLEITGLSGEEIAHPGYPYTGTVTIANRGDQTSGIASLYVFFRSPGDPDLNATICVIPVDPMQPGQSISLPYIGTVSSDLFPGEYQVYAYIKATGSRDPEKTGILARIPSPVSLTFQPLPNQSVINDEIIATIRESTNENRIHEGLRPLIWDEDLARIAQAYARELARAGRLSHTDRNGDGPSERALAFGYPVTKDIEGGVRIGVAENLAYIGTGIVTGVGYVDPTNGTAIGTALMDGWMKSPGHRKNILDPLADRFGSGVFWNDEYYYAVSEFW, encoded by the coding sequence ATGAATCATACCCTGCCACACTATCAGGATATACCTCTTTTATTGATACTCGTTCTGCTCCTGATTTCTCTTTGTTCTTCCACGAGTGCGGTATCGACCGGTCCGTCTTTGGAAATTACCGGTCTGTCCGGAGAAGAGATTGCCCATCCCGGTTATCCCTATACCGGGACCGTTACCATTGCAAACAGGGGGGATCAGACGAGCGGGATCGCCTCACTCTATGTCTTCTTTCGATCCCCAGGAGATCCGGATCTAAATGCGACCATCTGTGTCATCCCGGTTGATCCCATGCAGCCCGGACAGAGTATAAGTCTCCCCTATATCGGGACGGTTTCTTCAGATCTTTTTCCTGGTGAGTATCAGGTTTATGCGTACATAAAAGCGACCGGGTCCCGGGATCCTGAGAAGACAGGGATACTTGCACGAATCCCCTCCCCTGTCTCCCTGACTTTTCAACCTCTCCCGAACCAGTCAGTGATCAATGACGAAATCATCGCTACCATCCGTGAAAGTACAAATGAGAACCGGATACACGAAGGACTCCGGCCCCTTATCTGGGATGAGGATCTGGCGAGGATTGCTCAAGCATATGCACGTGAATTAGCCCGTGCCGGAAGACTCTCACACACCGACAGAAACGGGGACGGGCCATCTGAACGGGCTTTGGCATTTGGGTATCCGGTGACAAAGGATATCGAAGGGGGGGTGCGGATAGGCGTAGCAGAGAATCTTGCCTATATCGGGACCGGAATAGTCACCGGAGTCGGGTATGTTGATCCCACCAATGGCACTGCAATTGGCACGGCCCTCATGGACGGATGGATGAAGAGTCCTGGCCACCGGAAGAATATCCTTGATCCGCTTGCCGATAGATTTGGTTCAGGTGTTTTCTGGAATGATGAGTATTATTACGCAGTCTCTGAATTCTGGTAA
- a CDS encoding sensor histidine kinase yields the protein MEDTTKPDKSHKWELLLKPGVCWFIWVYEDRIEFCLPSGEISSSSEYMDIEGSFPPDIAFLLHEIIRDAQEMVPGDAKKIVLAIPGTDSGWPGHLFRLSSGRFSLVWTKNGNGGAEPDSCDLLDHIRSEKAVRKANEKLNYFNAIVRHDIMNLMMGINGYIDIIDEIVDDDEVHLLIRKSRDLGERILRIAELTRTYQDLGIRPPSFIEAGQAVQRIINRHEFSGKIVSDVQLNGLFLYVDRMFDVVIYEIVRNSLQYGGEGVTITVSLDKVPEGLALVFEDSGPGVHPDFKERIFSRTYADRKGYGLYLASEILDLTGIGIRETGIYGKGARFELVFPPDTYRFGP from the coding sequence ATGGAAGATACTACAAAACCAGACAAATCCCACAAATGGGAACTTCTTCTCAAGCCGGGAGTTTGCTGGTTTATCTGGGTGTATGAGGACAGAATTGAGTTCTGTCTCCCCTCCGGAGAGATATCCTCCTCTTCTGAATATATGGATATTGAAGGGAGTTTTCCCCCCGATATCGCATTTCTTCTCCATGAGATCATCCGTGATGCCCAGGAGATGGTCCCGGGTGATGCAAAAAAGATTGTGCTTGCAATCCCCGGAACTGATTCAGGCTGGCCCGGGCATCTCTTCCGCCTCTCATCAGGGCGTTTCTCTCTTGTATGGACAAAGAACGGGAATGGTGGGGCTGAACCTGACTCCTGTGACCTCCTTGATCATATCAGGAGTGAAAAAGCGGTCAGGAAAGCGAACGAGAAACTGAATTATTTCAACGCTATTGTCCGTCATGATATCATGAATCTCATGATGGGGATAAACGGGTATATTGATATCATCGATGAGATCGTGGATGATGATGAGGTCCATCTGCTCATCAGGAAGAGCCGGGATCTTGGTGAACGGATTTTGCGTATTGCTGAGCTGACCCGGACATACCAGGATCTCGGAATCCGCCCCCCCTCCTTCATCGAGGCAGGCCAGGCAGTGCAGAGGATTATCAACCGCCATGAATTCTCAGGAAAAATCGTGTCAGATGTTCAGCTGAATGGCCTCTTCTTATATGTAGACCGAATGTTTGACGTGGTCATCTATGAGATCGTGAGAAACAGCCTTCAGTATGGCGGAGAAGGGGTTACTATAACCGTCTCATTAGACAAGGTGCCTGAAGGTCTGGCGTTGGTATTTGAGGATTCAGGACCAGGTGTTCATCCTGATTTCAAGGAGAGAATATTCTCCCGTACGTATGCAGACCGGAAGGGCTATGGACTGTATCTTGCCTCTGAGATTCTTGATTTAACCGGGATTGGTATCAGGGAGACCGGGATATATGGCAAGGGTGCCAGGTTTGAACTGGTCTTCCCGCCTGATACCTACCGGTTCGGGCCATGA
- a CDS encoding HAD family hydrolase, translating into MNTSSGCIPDAILFDLDNTLCTFIDAKYAACRAVTDYIGTGDETELFQYFLRPVHSFEDPNHIFDYLKEKGVYTPASADHAARLFEDVKIAHIHPYDGVHDTLRHLASLGIKMAIVTDAGSEQARKRMKKCDIDCYFPVLITPDRSGKRKPDHTPFRMALRELSVTGTIWLVGDSVRREVIPGQELGFVTIYARYGDYFAQNNPECTPDHIIDRFSDLLSITGLHQIRS; encoded by the coding sequence ATGAACACCTCATCCGGCTGTATCCCAGATGCAATCCTCTTTGATCTCGATAATACCCTGTGTACCTTCATCGATGCAAAATATGCAGCCTGCCGTGCGGTCACGGACTATATCGGGACAGGAGATGAAACAGAACTCTTTCAATATTTCCTTCGGCCAGTACATTCATTTGAAGATCCAAACCACATCTTTGACTACCTGAAAGAGAAAGGAGTATACACCCCGGCATCTGCTGACCATGCCGCCCGGCTCTTTGAAGACGTAAAGATCGCCCACATACACCCCTATGACGGGGTTCATGATACACTCAGGCACCTCGCATCCCTCGGTATTAAAATGGCCATCGTCACCGATGCAGGATCAGAGCAGGCCAGGAAACGGATGAAAAAATGTGACATCGACTGCTATTTCCCAGTGCTCATCACTCCTGACCGTTCGGGAAAAAGAAAACCGGATCATACCCCTTTCCGGATGGCACTTCGTGAACTCTCGGTAACAGGGACCATATGGTTGGTCGGTGACTCAGTCAGAAGAGAGGTAATCCCCGGACAGGAACTCGGGTTTGTCACAATCTATGCACGATACGGGGATTACTTTGCACAAAATAATCCTGAATGTACCCCAGACCACATCATTGACCGGTTTTCAGACCTGCTCTCCATTACCGGCTTACACCAGATACGGTCCTGA